One Hevea brasiliensis isolate MT/VB/25A 57/8 chromosome 5, ASM3005281v1, whole genome shotgun sequence genomic region harbors:
- the LOC110670506 gene encoding germin-like protein subfamily 1 member 13, which produces MKSFHFLGLLSLALAFSFASAFDPSPLQDFCVAIPEPKNAVFVNGKFCKNPNLTVAEDFFFPGLNVPGNTGNRVGSNVTLVNVDKLFGLNTLGISLARLDFAPYGGLIPPHTHPRATEILVVVEGTLYVGFVTSNPNRLFTKVLYPGDVFVFPIGLIHFQFNIAKTNAVAFAGLSSQNPGVITIANAIFGPNPPINPDVLAKAFQLDNDEVVKLQKLFANA; this is translated from the exons ATGAAGAGCTTTCATTTCCTTGGCTTATTGTCTCTGGCATTGGCTTTCTCTTTTGCCTCTGCCTTTGACCCTAGCCCTCTCCAGGACTTCTGTGTTGCCATACCTGAACCTAAGAATGCTG TGTTTGTCAATGGGAAGTTCTGCAAGAACCCAAACCTTACTGTAGCTGAAGATTTCTTTTTTCCGGGACTCAATGTTCCTGGAAATACAGGAAATCGAGTTGGATCCAATGTCACCCTCGTGAATGTTGATAAACTATTTGGACTTAATACTCTTGGTATTTCTCTCGCTCGGTTAGACTTTGCACCCTATGGTGGCTTAATTCCTCCTCACACCCATCCTCGTGCCACAGAGATCCTTGTAGTCGTGGAAGGCACCCTTTATGTTGGCTTTGTGACATCCAACCCTAATCGCCTTTTCACTAAAGTCTTATACCCGGGAGATGTTTTTGtgtttccaattggtctcattcaCTTCCAGTTTAATATTGCAAAGACCAATGCAGTTGCCTTCGCTGGTCTAAGCAGCCAAAACCCAGGTGTCATCACGATAGCAAATGCAATCTTCGGGCCTAATCCACCCATTAATCCTGATGTTCTCGCTAAGGCCTTCCAATTGGACAACGATGAAGTGGTAAAACTTCAGAAACTGTTTGCCAATGCATAA